Proteins encoded by one window of Cinclus cinclus chromosome 14, bCinCin1.1, whole genome shotgun sequence:
- the RUFY1 gene encoding RUN and FYVE domain-containing protein 1 isoform X2 — translation MENCTRCHTMEERANLMNMMKLSIKILIQSALSLGRTLDSDFPPLQQFFVVLEHCLKHGLKVKKTFIGQSKSFFGPLELVEKLCPEASDIATSVKNLPELKTAVGRGRAWLYLALMQKKLADYLKVLLDHKHLLSEFYEPDALMMEEEGAVIVGLLVGLNVIDANLCLKGEDLDSQVGVIDFSLYLKETQDSDGKQDGGITAVLDQKHYVEELNRHLSCTVADLQNKIDCLEKTNSKLQEELAAATDRIGSLQEEQQQLKQQNELIRERSQKSVEVTKEDTKVELDTYKQSRQGLDEMYSDVWKQLKEEKKIRLELEKELELQIGMKTEMEIAMKLLEKDTHEKQDTLVALRQQLEEVKAINLQMFHKSQNAECSLQQKTEAISSFEGKTNEMMSSMKRMEERLQQAEKARQAAEERCNKMKQELAGRLDSCRQQMAQLDSKCSTLEKELKSEKEQRQTLQKELHQEKDATTLLKTELQQMEGLKKELRKLQDEKQQLKKVREEQEQALQEMGLHLSQSKLKMEDIKEVNKALKGHTWLKDDEATHCKQCKKEFSISRRKHHCRNCGDIFCNTCSSNELALPSYPKPVRVCDNCHTLLLQQCSSNSS, via the exons ATGGAGAACT GTACACGGTGTCACACCATGGAGGAACGTGCCAACCTCATGAACATGATGAAGCTCAGCATCAAAATCCTCATCCAGTCAGCCCTGAGCCTGGGCCGGACCCTGGACTCCGACTTCCCACCTCTGCAGCAGTTCTTTGTGGTGCTGGAACACTGCCTCAAGCACGGGCTCAAAG TGAAGAAGACTTTTATTGGACAGAGCAAATCGTTTTTTGGTCCTTTGGAACTAGTGGAAAAACTTTGTCCAGAAGCATCAGATATAGCAACTAGTGTTAAAAATCTGCCAGAGCTGAA gactgctgtgggcagagggagggCTTGGCTTTATCTAGCACTCATGCAAAAGAAATTGGCAGATTATCTCAAAGTACTCCTGGACCATAAGCACCTGTTAAG TGAATTTTATGAACCTGATGCACTGATgatggaggaggaaggagcagttATTGTGGGTCTGCTGGTTGGACTGAATGTTATTGATGCAAACCTCTGCTTGAAAGGAGAAGACTTGGATTCCCAG gtTGGAGTGATTGATTTTTCCTTGTACCTTAAGGAAACACAGGACAGTGATGGCAAACA AGATGGAGGGATTACAGCTGTCCTTGACCAGAAGCATTATGTGGAAGAACTGAACAGACATCTAAG TTGCACGGTTGCAGATCTCCAGAACAAAATAGACTGTTTGGAAAAGACCAATTCAAAACTCCAGGAAGAG CTTGCAGCAGCTACCGACCGAATTGGATCCCttcaggaagagcagcagcagctaaaaCAACAGAATGAATTAATTCGTGAACGGAGTCAAAAAAGTGTAGAG GTAACAAAAGAGGATACAAAAGTAGAATTGGATACTTACAAGCAGTCCCGCCAAGGTCTTGATGAAATGTACAGTGATGTTTGGAAGCagttgaaagaagaaaaaaagatcagGCTG GAACTAGAGAAAGAATTGGAGCTACAAATtggaatgaaaacagaaatggaaattgCCATGAAACTTCTGGAAAAAGATACTCATGAAAAACAAGACACTTTAGTTGCCCTTCGCCAACAGTTAGAAGAAGTGAAGGCCATTAACTTGCAGATGTTTCACAAATCTCAG AATGCAGAGTGTTCATtacaacagaaaacagaagcaatatcctcttttgaaggaaaaacaaatgagaTGATGTCCTCTATGAAACGAATGGAAGAGAG gctgcagcaggcagagaaggccaggcaggcagcagaggaaCGGTGCAATAAGATgaagcaggagctggctgggaggctCGACTCGTGTCGGCAGCAgatggcccagctggacagcaaATG ctcAACTCTGGAAAAGGAGTTAAAATCTGAAAAGGAACAGAGACAAACTTTGCAGAAAGAACTGCACCAAGAGAAGGATGCCACCACTCTGCTTAAAACAGAATTGCAGCAGATGGAAGGACTGAAAAAG GAGCTAAGAAAACTGCAagatgagaagcagcagctgaagaaggTCCGTGAGGAGCAGGAGCAAGCTCTGCAAGAAATGGGACTTCATCTCAGCCA atcAAAGCTGAAGATGGAAGACATTAAAGAAGTAAATAAAGCACTAAAG GGTCATACTTGGCTGAAGGATGATGAAGCAACCCACTGCAAACAATGTAAAAAGGAATTCTCCATCTCAAGAAGGAAG CATCACTGCAGAAACTGCGGGGACATCTTCTGCAACACTTGTTCCAGTAATGAACTCGCGCTGCCATCGTACCCAAAACCCGTCCGTGTCTGTGATAATTGTCACACGCTACTGCTCCAGCAGTGCTCCTCTAACTCCTCCTAA
- the RUFY1 gene encoding RUN and FYVE domain-containing protein 1 isoform X3, with amino-acid sequence MEERANLMNMMKLSIKILIQSALSLGRTLDSDFPPLQQFFVVLEHCLKHGLKVKKTFIGQSKSFFGPLELVEKLCPEASDIATSVKNLPELKTAVGRGRAWLYLALMQKKLADYLKVLLDHKHLLSEFYEPDALMMEEEGAVIVGLLVGLNVIDANLCLKGEDLDSQVGVIDFSLYLKETQDSDGKQDGGITAVLDQKHYVEELNRHLSCTVADLQNKIDCLEKTNSKLQEELAAATDRIGSLQEEQQQLKQQNELIRERSQKSVEVTKEDTKVELDTYKQSRQGLDEMYSDVWKQLKEEKKIRLELEKELELQIGMKTEMEIAMKLLEKDTHEKQDTLVALRQQLEEVKAINLQMFHKSQNAECSLQQKTEAISSFEGKTNEMMSSMKRMEERLQQAEKARQAAEERCNKMKQELAGRLDSCRQQMAQLDSKCSTLEKELKSEKEQRQTLQKELHQEKDATTLLKTELQQMEGLKKELRKLQDEKQQLKKVREEQEQALQEMGLHLSQSKLKMEDIKEVNKALKGHTWLKDDEATHCKQCKKEFSISRRKHHCRNCGDIFCNTCSSNELALPSYPKPVRVCDNCHTLLLQQCSSNSS; translated from the exons ATGGAGGAACGTGCCAACCTCATGAACATGATGAAGCTCAGCATCAAAATCCTCATCCAGTCAGCCCTGAGCCTGGGCCGGACCCTGGACTCCGACTTCCCACCTCTGCAGCAGTTCTTTGTGGTGCTGGAACACTGCCTCAAGCACGGGCTCAAAG TGAAGAAGACTTTTATTGGACAGAGCAAATCGTTTTTTGGTCCTTTGGAACTAGTGGAAAAACTTTGTCCAGAAGCATCAGATATAGCAACTAGTGTTAAAAATCTGCCAGAGCTGAA gactgctgtgggcagagggagggCTTGGCTTTATCTAGCACTCATGCAAAAGAAATTGGCAGATTATCTCAAAGTACTCCTGGACCATAAGCACCTGTTAAG TGAATTTTATGAACCTGATGCACTGATgatggaggaggaaggagcagttATTGTGGGTCTGCTGGTTGGACTGAATGTTATTGATGCAAACCTCTGCTTGAAAGGAGAAGACTTGGATTCCCAG gtTGGAGTGATTGATTTTTCCTTGTACCTTAAGGAAACACAGGACAGTGATGGCAAACA AGATGGAGGGATTACAGCTGTCCTTGACCAGAAGCATTATGTGGAAGAACTGAACAGACATCTAAG TTGCACGGTTGCAGATCTCCAGAACAAAATAGACTGTTTGGAAAAGACCAATTCAAAACTCCAGGAAGAG CTTGCAGCAGCTACCGACCGAATTGGATCCCttcaggaagagcagcagcagctaaaaCAACAGAATGAATTAATTCGTGAACGGAGTCAAAAAAGTGTAGAG GTAACAAAAGAGGATACAAAAGTAGAATTGGATACTTACAAGCAGTCCCGCCAAGGTCTTGATGAAATGTACAGTGATGTTTGGAAGCagttgaaagaagaaaaaaagatcagGCTG GAACTAGAGAAAGAATTGGAGCTACAAATtggaatgaaaacagaaatggaaattgCCATGAAACTTCTGGAAAAAGATACTCATGAAAAACAAGACACTTTAGTTGCCCTTCGCCAACAGTTAGAAGAAGTGAAGGCCATTAACTTGCAGATGTTTCACAAATCTCAG AATGCAGAGTGTTCATtacaacagaaaacagaagcaatatcctcttttgaaggaaaaacaaatgagaTGATGTCCTCTATGAAACGAATGGAAGAGAG gctgcagcaggcagagaaggccaggcaggcagcagaggaaCGGTGCAATAAGATgaagcaggagctggctgggaggctCGACTCGTGTCGGCAGCAgatggcccagctggacagcaaATG ctcAACTCTGGAAAAGGAGTTAAAATCTGAAAAGGAACAGAGACAAACTTTGCAGAAAGAACTGCACCAAGAGAAGGATGCCACCACTCTGCTTAAAACAGAATTGCAGCAGATGGAAGGACTGAAAAAG GAGCTAAGAAAACTGCAagatgagaagcagcagctgaagaaggTCCGTGAGGAGCAGGAGCAAGCTCTGCAAGAAATGGGACTTCATCTCAGCCA atcAAAGCTGAAGATGGAAGACATTAAAGAAGTAAATAAAGCACTAAAG GGTCATACTTGGCTGAAGGATGATGAAGCAACCCACTGCAAACAATGTAAAAAGGAATTCTCCATCTCAAGAAGGAAG CATCACTGCAGAAACTGCGGGGACATCTTCTGCAACACTTGTTCCAGTAATGAACTCGCGCTGCCATCGTACCCAAAACCCGTCCGTGTCTGTGATAATTGTCACACGCTACTGCTCCAGCAGTGCTCCTCTAACTCCTCCTAA